One genomic window of Eptesicus fuscus isolate TK198812 chromosome 6, DD_ASM_mEF_20220401, whole genome shotgun sequence includes the following:
- the LOC103303165 gene encoding olfactory receptor 7G2-like — MEPRNKSDISEFFLLGLTNDPKLQPLLFYLFLSIYLATMLGNLLIILAAVSDSHLHTPMYFFLSNLSFNDICLSTTTIPKMLVNIQAHNQSISYIGCITQICFVMVFVGLENFILAAMAYDRYVAICHPLRYTIIMNIRFCGLLMALSVFISIGNALLHSLMVLRLSFCKDLEIPQFFCELAKLIKITCSDTLINNIFIYFMASLLGGIPLFGIIFSYTQIVSSVLRIPSAGGKYKGFLTCGSHLSVVLLFYGTVVGVYITSEVTDSARKTSVASMMYIVIPQMMNPFIYSLRNKDMKGALKKLIDRIPSFL; from the coding sequence ATGGAGCCCAGAAACAAATCAGATATTTCAGAATTCTTTCTCTTGGGACTGACCAATGATCCAAAACTGCAGCCCCTCCTCTTCTACCTGTTCCTGTCCATATACCTGGCCACTATGCTgggaaacctgctcatcatcctggctGCCGTCTCTGactcccacctgcacacacccatgtacttcttTCTCTCCAATCTGTCTTTTAATGACATCTGTTTAAGCACAACCACGATCCCAAAGATGCTGGTGAACATCCAAGCACACAATCAGAGCATAAGCTACATAGGATGTATCACCCAAATCTGCTTCGTCATGGTGTTTGTTGGTTTGGAAAATTTTATCCTTGCAGCAATGGCCTATGACCGCTATGTGGCCATTTGTCACCCACTGAGGTACACCATTATCATGAACATCCGTTTCTGTGGCCTGCTGATGGCACTCTCCGTGTTCATTAGCATTGGGAATGCCCTGCTCCACAGTCTGATGGTGTTGCGCCTGTCCTTCTGCAAGGACCTGGAAATCCCTCAATTTTTTTGTGAGCTTGCTAAGCTCATCAAGATTACATGTTCTGATACCCTCATCAataacattttcatatattttatggcTAGCCTCCTTGGTGGTATACCTCTCTTTGGTATCATTTTCTCTTATACTCAAATTGTCTCCTCTGTTTTGAGAATACCATCAGCTGGTGGAAAGTATAAAGGTTTTTTGACCTGTGGGTCTCACCTCTCAGTTGTTTTGTTGTTCTATGGGACAGTAGTTGGAGTGTACATTACCTCTGAAGTTACTGACTCCGCTAGAAAGACTTCAGTGGCTTCAATGATGTACATTGTGATTCCTCAAATGATGAACCCTTTTATTTACAGCCTGAGGAACAAGGACATGAAGGGGGCCTTGAAGAAACTCATTGACAGAATACCTTCATTTTTGTGA